Proteins co-encoded in one Desulfitobacterium hafniense DCB-2 genomic window:
- a CDS encoding type II toxin-antitoxin system PemK/MazF family toxin — MERFVKGDVVVVPFPFSDLTQAKRRPALVISSLKSDDLILCQITSQNVRDDYAITFENQDMNDGKLDKISNVRPNRLFTADHHIVLYT, encoded by the coding sequence ATGGAACGATTTGTAAAAGGGGATGTTGTTGTTGTTCCTTTTCCGTTTTCTGATTTGACGCAAGCCAAAAGACGACCTGCTTTAGTTATTTCATCACTCAAGAGTGATGATCTTATCCTTTGCCAGATTACAAGCCAAAATGTAAGAGATGATTATGCAATAACTTTTGAAAACCAGGATATGAACGACGGCAAACTAGACAAAATCAGTAATGTTAGGCCTAATCGGTTATTTACTGCAGATCATCACATTGTTCTTTACACATGA
- a CDS encoding acetyl-CoA hydrolase/transferase family protein: protein MDWKETYKKRLTTADEAVKVVQSGDFVIPGHAASESELLVSALVKRYRELENVTIIQGVSLGSSPYCQPEMAGHFFLKSIFLGANTRKSVWDNRGAFFTLMFHEFPRAFREGHLRSDVFMTMVSPPDEHGYCSLGMSVDHSKELVKCAKTVIAEVNPNVPRTYGDTLVHVSDLDYIVENDGPILELTRFAAMNDVTQAIGRHVAALIQDGDTLQMGAGTIPDAILYYLKDKRDLGIHTEMFSDGLIELIEAGIVNGSRKTLNPGKIVVTFAQGTKRVYDYIHNNPLFEFRPVDYVNNPCVIAQHDNMVAINSALEVDLSGQVCAEAIGHQQYSGIGGQLDFIRGAGAAKNGRPIIVLQSSAKNGTVSRISCKFKPGTPVTTTRNDVRWVVTEYGAVNLYCKSDSERAAALISIAHPNFREQLQEEYQAMYGRAL, encoded by the coding sequence ATGGATTGGAAAGAAACCTATAAGAAGCGTTTAACAACTGCTGATGAAGCCGTAAAAGTCGTTCAATCGGGCGATTTTGTGATACCCGGCCATGCGGCAAGCGAATCGGAGCTGCTGGTCAGTGCTCTCGTCAAACGTTACCGGGAGTTGGAGAATGTCACCATTATCCAGGGGGTCTCCCTGGGCAGCTCGCCTTACTGCCAACCGGAAATGGCAGGCCATTTTTTCTTAAAATCCATCTTCCTCGGCGCCAATACCCGGAAATCGGTCTGGGACAACCGGGGCGCCTTCTTCACCCTGATGTTTCATGAATTCCCCCGGGCTTTCCGGGAAGGCCATTTGCGGTCCGATGTCTTTATGACCATGGTCAGCCCTCCCGATGAGCATGGCTACTGCAGTCTGGGCATGTCGGTGGATCACTCCAAAGAGCTGGTCAAATGCGCCAAAACCGTGATCGCCGAGGTCAATCCTAATGTTCCGCGGACCTATGGCGATACCCTTGTCCATGTCAGTGATCTGGATTATATCGTGGAAAACGACGGTCCGATTCTGGAGCTGACCCGTTTTGCGGCCATGAACGACGTCACCCAGGCCATCGGCCGCCATGTGGCGGCGCTGATTCAAGACGGCGATACCCTGCAGATGGGTGCCGGGACCATTCCCGATGCCATCCTCTATTACCTCAAGGATAAGCGGGATCTGGGCATTCACACGGAGATGTTTTCCGACGGTCTGATCGAATTGATTGAGGCCGGGATCGTCAACGGCTCCAGGAAGACCCTGAATCCGGGAAAAATCGTCGTCACCTTTGCCCAGGGGACGAAGAGGGTTTACGACTATATCCATAACAATCCCCTGTTTGAGTTTCGCCCGGTGGATTATGTCAACAACCCCTGCGTCATTGCCCAGCATGACAATATGGTGGCCATCAATTCCGCTCTGGAGGTGGACTTAAGCGGCCAGGTCTGTGCTGAGGCCATTGGTCATCAGCAATACAGCGGTATCGGCGGCCAATTGGATTTTATCCGCGGCGCCGGGGCTGCCAAAAATGGCCGGCCCATCATCGTTCTTCAATCCTCAGCCAAAAACGGCACCGTATCCAGAATTTCCTGCAAGTTCAAGCCGGGAACCCCTGTCACCACCACCCGCAATGACGTGCGCTGGGTTGTGACGGAATACGGGGCTGTCAATCTGTATTGCAAATCGGACAGTGAAAGAGCGGCGGCGCTGATCAGCATTGCCCATCCCAACTTCAGAGAACAGCTGCAAGAGGAGTATCAGGCCATGTACGGCCGGGCTCTCTAG
- a CDS encoding thiolase family protein, whose translation MSFVKSKEDIVCVSAVRTPFGKFGGSMKDIDVYELGAIAMSKAMAKISLDPALIDEVWWGNGDTSSTKDPFTPVVARQTMLKAGISPETPSITYDQACTSALSTVKYGARSIKLGEAQMVMTGGSTSFSTVPFLLRDIRWEGKKHSSFLVEDPIIPLGYKDYAPVAVDSGNVAVEYGVSRQEQDELALASHVKYGQAWERGFFKGEMEPLEITKKDKKGKVLSAQLLAKDEQYRPEISMENLARLKPIFDNPTCTAGNAPGMNDGAAAQIITTREHAEQLGLPILYTLVGISAIALQPRIMPVSPAFAIKKCLDEAKLTIDDLKVIEINEAFACVPLVSLKLLANERFLTSDYKAMVKEASAQPILDHDPERYLKLKEKLNPNGSAIAVGHPNTASGARLMMTAAYQLQETGGGYAACAICGGLTQGAGAIIWVE comes from the coding sequence ATGAGCTTTGTCAAAAGTAAAGAGGATATCGTTTGTGTCAGTGCCGTGCGGACTCCTTTCGGCAAATTCGGCGGCTCCATGAAGGATATCGATGTCTACGAACTGGGGGCCATTGCCATGAGCAAGGCTATGGCCAAGATCAGCCTGGACCCGGCCCTCATCGATGAGGTATGGTGGGGCAACGGCGATACCAGCAGCACCAAAGATCCCTTCACACCGGTGGTGGCGCGCCAGACCATGCTTAAAGCCGGCATCTCACCGGAGACCCCGTCCATCACCTACGACCAGGCCTGCACCTCAGCCCTGAGCACCGTTAAATACGGCGCCCGCAGCATCAAACTGGGGGAAGCCCAAATGGTCATGACCGGAGGTTCCACCAGCTTCAGCACGGTGCCCTTTTTGCTCCGGGATATACGCTGGGAAGGAAAAAAGCATTCTTCCTTTCTGGTGGAAGACCCGATTATTCCCTTGGGCTATAAGGATTATGCACCTGTAGCGGTAGATTCCGGCAATGTCGCTGTGGAGTATGGGGTATCCCGACAGGAACAGGATGAGCTGGCCCTGGCCAGCCATGTCAAATACGGGCAGGCCTGGGAACGGGGATTTTTCAAGGGTGAAATGGAGCCCCTGGAGATTACGAAAAAGGACAAAAAAGGGAAAGTTCTCTCCGCTCAACTCCTGGCTAAGGATGAACAATACCGCCCTGAGATCAGTATGGAGAATCTGGCCCGCTTAAAACCCATTTTCGACAACCCGACCTGTACCGCAGGCAATGCTCCGGGAATGAATGACGGAGCTGCCGCTCAGATCATTACCACCAGAGAACATGCCGAGCAATTGGGGCTGCCGATTCTGTATACTCTGGTGGGAATTTCCGCCATCGCCCTGCAGCCGAGAATTATGCCGGTATCCCCTGCTTTCGCTATTAAGAAATGCCTGGATGAGGCCAAGCTGACTATCGACGACCTGAAGGTCATCGAAATCAATGAAGCCTTTGCCTGTGTTCCCTTGGTCTCCCTGAAGCTCCTGGCCAATGAACGCTTCTTAACCAGCGACTATAAGGCGATGGTCAAAGAAGCTTCAGCCCAACCCATCCTGGATCATGATCCTGAGCGCTATCTGAAGCTGAAGGAAAAGCTCAACCCCAATGGAAGCGCCATCGCCGTAGGTCATCCTAACACGGCCAGCGGGGCCCGCCTGATGATGACAGCGGCCTATCAGCTCCAGGAAACGGGCGGAGGCTATGCCGCCTGCGCCATCTGCGGCGGTTTAACCCAGGGCGCCGGAGCGATCATCTGGGTGGAGTAA
- a CDS encoding DegV family protein gives MQDYILSCCSTADLSAEHFSEKNIHYVCFHFSLDGEQYLDDLGHSIPFDNFYSAMASGAATMTSQVNTDEFVAYFTPFLEKGRDILHVCLSSGLTGVINSAHTAKDILQERFPQRRIYIVDSLGASSGYGLIMDTLAEKKAAGMDLDSLYTWLEAHKLEMHHWFFSTTLEYYIKGGRISKTAGFFGTLLGVCPLLNMDNNGKLIPRKKVRGKKRVITEIVDRMAEHAQGGLSYGGKCYISNAGCYEDARAVADLVEGRFKNLNGSVEINHVGTTIGSHTGPGTVALFFWGDSRND, from the coding sequence ATGCAAGACTATATATTAAGCTGCTGCTCAACCGCAGATTTGAGCGCTGAGCATTTTTCAGAAAAGAATATTCATTACGTTTGCTTTCATTTTTCACTGGATGGGGAGCAATATTTGGATGATCTGGGACACTCGATCCCTTTTGATAATTTTTACAGCGCCATGGCAAGCGGGGCTGCAACGATGACCTCTCAGGTAAATACGGACGAATTTGTTGCCTACTTCACGCCTTTTCTCGAAAAAGGGCGGGATATTCTCCATGTCTGCCTCTCATCAGGACTGACGGGAGTTATCAATTCGGCACATACTGCCAAGGATATTTTACAGGAGCGCTTTCCACAGCGCAGGATATATATCGTGGATTCACTGGGAGCATCTTCCGGCTACGGTCTGATCATGGATACACTGGCTGAAAAAAAGGCTGCGGGGATGGATCTGGATAGCCTATATACCTGGTTAGAAGCTCATAAACTGGAAATGCACCATTGGTTCTTTTCCACCACGCTGGAATACTACATTAAGGGCGGCCGTATTTCAAAAACAGCGGGCTTCTTCGGTACCTTGCTTGGCGTCTGCCCTTTGCTTAATATGGATAATAACGGCAAGCTGATACCCCGGAAAAAAGTGCGCGGCAAAAAACGCGTCATCACAGAGATTGTGGATCGAATGGCGGAACACGCCCAGGGCGGGCTGTCATACGGTGGCAAGTGTTATATTTCAAATGCCGGATGTTATGAAGACGCCCGTGCCGTCGCCGACCTTGTGGAAGGACGCTTCAAAAACCTTAACGGTTCTGTGGAAATCAATCATGTAGGCACGACGATCGGCAGCCACACTGGTCCAGGTACGGTAGCGCTGTTCTTCTGGGGGGATAGCCGCAATGACTAG
- a CDS encoding VOC family protein, with protein MLRVSHIIYKVDHLQQAVEDFRRRGFEVEYGTKRRPYNALIYFSEGPYLELLASTGMPKPLKRLLRFFGKDAMVDRLDYWDSHGGGPCGLALETLKKDLNEERKVLERQGLGYFLMKSGRSDTKGRKLRFTGLFPDDMQIPFFMTYFNIDPKPRNFTHPNGVKRIGSIAFGTEERYIPLIRELCSDEMLHLFVGKGIKDMEFEYAPGSTPVSLD; from the coding sequence ATGTTGAGAGTCAGTCATATCATCTACAAAGTGGATCATCTGCAGCAGGCTGTGGAGGATTTTCGCCGGCGGGGCTTTGAGGTGGAGTACGGCACGAAGCGCAGGCCTTATAACGCCCTTATCTATTTTTCCGAAGGCCCTTATCTGGAACTGTTGGCTTCCACCGGCATGCCCAAACCGCTGAAAAGGCTGCTGCGCTTTTTCGGCAAAGATGCCATGGTCGACCGGCTGGATTATTGGGATTCCCATGGGGGAGGTCCTTGTGGTTTAGCGTTGGAAACACTCAAAAAAGACCTGAATGAAGAAAGAAAGGTACTGGAACGGCAGGGGCTGGGTTATTTTCTGATGAAATCCGGCCGCAGCGATACCAAGGGCCGCAAGCTGCGTTTTACCGGCCTTTTTCCTGACGACATGCAAATTCCCTTTTTTATGACCTATTTCAATATTGACCCTAAGCCCCGGAACTTTACCCATCCCAATGGAGTAAAAAGGATCGGGAGCATTGCCTTTGGTACAGAAGAGCGCTATATTCCTCTGATTCGAGAGCTATGCTCTGACGAAATGCTCCACCTCTTTGTAGGGAAGGGTATTAAAGATATGGAATTCGAGTATGCCCCGGGCAGCACTCCCGTAAGCTTGGACTAG
- a CDS encoding helix-turn-helix domain-containing protein yields MYERIRNMREDMDMTQSQIAEHLNIHQTTYSDYEIGKLNIPVQVLGKIADLFGTSIDYLVNRTDVKKPYPRRK; encoded by the coding sequence GTGTATGAGAGAATCCGTAATATGCGGGAAGACATGGATATGACACAGTCCCAGATTGCAGAGCATCTGAATATTCATCAGACAACCTATTCTGATTATGAGATTGGCAAACTAAACATACCAGTGCAGGTTCTAGGAAAAATCGCGGACCTGTTTGGAACCAGCATTGACTATCTGGTAAACCGCACAGATGTCAAAAAACCCTATCCCCGCAGGAAGTAA
- a CDS encoding CDGSH iron-sulfur domain-containing protein, translated as MSKDQKAGKIKIIKNGPYWVTGNVPLSEKIITPKGKGYEFKEGRRFPPSEEYYLCRCGKSKKAPFCDGSHTRTNFAGTETASRAKYQDRAEVFTGPGLDLLDDNRCAFGRFCHTEKGIVWELIENSDQDEYREMAIKSANECFAGRLTAVDKTGKAIEPEYEPAIEVLQDPEKGVSGGLFVKGYIPLESADGEVYEVRNRVALCRCGRSGNKPFCDATHVPIGFSDGEL; from the coding sequence ATGTCAAAAGACCAAAAAGCAGGCAAGATCAAAATTATTAAAAACGGACCCTATTGGGTTACAGGCAATGTGCCCTTGTCCGAGAAAATCATCACACCCAAGGGAAAAGGCTATGAATTCAAAGAAGGACGCAGGTTCCCTCCCAGCGAGGAATATTACTTATGCCGCTGCGGGAAGTCAAAAAAAGCGCCTTTTTGCGACGGCTCCCATACCAGGACGAATTTTGCAGGGACGGAGACAGCTTCAAGGGCAAAGTATCAAGACAGGGCCGAAGTGTTTACAGGGCCTGGTCTCGATCTTTTGGATGATAACCGCTGCGCCTTCGGCCGTTTTTGCCACACTGAAAAGGGAATCGTGTGGGAACTGATCGAAAACTCAGATCAGGATGAATACCGGGAAATGGCCATTAAGTCCGCAAATGAATGCTTCGCCGGCAGATTGACGGCGGTGGATAAAACAGGGAAAGCTATTGAACCTGAATATGAGCCGGCCATTGAGGTTCTTCAGGATCCGGAAAAGGGAGTCAGCGGCGGCTTGTTTGTCAAAGGCTATATTCCCCTGGAATCGGCAGACGGAGAAGTTTATGAAGTCAGAAACAGAGTTGCCCTATGCCGCTGCGGCCGGTCGGGAAATAAGCCTTTTTGTGATGCAACCCATGTTCCCATAGGATTTTCAGATGGTGAACTTTAA
- a CDS encoding sigma-54 interaction domain-containing protein, whose amino-acid sequence MIEPSTMPSNSYSLEEVMDNSYDSIFVTDAVGNILMANPTAERLLNLTITQMVGRNIRELVEQGHWDKSIALEAIEKRTTVTGMIKTRDGINLMCTSRPLFDSQGNITMVISNSRDRDTLVKLAQTLDKERELVQRYKEEVQYLREQGVKDRHLVAESTAMKNLLLEANWVGPTESSVLLYGESGTGKEILAKYIYSISRRAKEAFITVNCSAIPENLIEAELFGYEKGSFTGADAKGKPGLFELADRGTIFLDEIGEMPLVLQAKLLRVLENGEVRRLGGIHSRKVDFRLICATNRDLKKMVEHKTFREDLFYRINVVPLQLAPLRDRPEDIMAISDVLLKELNKKYGYDKVFSTETLKGFLNYSWPGNVRELRNLIERLAITTRGRVIDYQVEEMPYPPDNRAAGSHQEENGTLRIQVKAKAPLKKVMSQVEQEYIKNTLQDCQGCVSEAARILGIDRSAIYRKVQVVQLRDQD is encoded by the coding sequence ATGATTGAGCCGAGTACCATGCCCAGCAATTCCTATTCCCTTGAAGAAGTCATGGATAATTCTTATGATTCCATTTTTGTTACCGATGCTGTGGGGAATATCCTAATGGCCAACCCTACGGCCGAACGGCTGCTGAACCTGACGATTACCCAAATGGTCGGTAGAAATATCCGGGAGCTTGTTGAACAAGGGCATTGGGATAAATCCATAGCCCTGGAAGCCATTGAAAAAAGAACCACCGTGACCGGAATGATCAAAACCAGGGACGGGATCAATCTGATGTGCACCAGCCGGCCCTTATTCGATAGCCAAGGCAATATCACCATGGTCATCAGCAACAGCCGGGACCGGGATACCCTGGTGAAACTGGCCCAGACTTTGGATAAAGAGCGGGAACTTGTGCAGCGCTATAAAGAGGAGGTCCAGTACCTCAGGGAGCAAGGGGTTAAGGACCGGCATCTGGTCGCCGAGAGTACCGCCATGAAGAATCTGCTGCTGGAAGCCAACTGGGTAGGACCCACCGAGTCTTCGGTCCTGTTGTACGGCGAATCCGGTACGGGCAAGGAAATACTGGCCAAATATATCTACAGTATCAGCCGCCGGGCCAAGGAAGCCTTTATCACCGTGAATTGTTCAGCCATTCCCGAAAACCTGATTGAAGCAGAGTTGTTTGGTTATGAAAAAGGCTCCTTTACCGGCGCCGATGCCAAAGGAAAACCCGGCTTATTTGAACTGGCCGATCGGGGAACCATCTTCCTGGATGAGATCGGGGAGATGCCCCTTGTCCTGCAGGCCAAATTATTGCGGGTTCTGGAGAACGGCGAGGTGAGAAGACTGGGGGGCATCCATTCCCGCAAAGTGGACTTTCGCCTGATCTGTGCCACCAACCGTGATTTAAAGAAGATGGTTGAGCATAAAACCTTCCGGGAAGATCTTTTTTACCGCATCAATGTGGTGCCTCTGCAGCTGGCGCCCCTGCGGGACCGCCCGGAGGATATTATGGCCATCAGCGATGTCTTATTGAAGGAACTCAATAAAAAATATGGATACGACAAGGTGTTTTCAACGGAAACCCTCAAGGGGTTTCTGAACTACAGCTGGCCCGGAAACGTCCGCGAATTGCGCAATTTAATTGAGCGCCTGGCGATTACGACCAGGGGCCGGGTCATCGATTACCAGGTTGAAGAAATGCCCTATCCGCCGGACAATCGTGCCGCGGGCTCCCATCAGGAGGAGAACGGGACCTTGCGCATTCAGGTCAAGGCCAAAGCCCCTCTCAAAAAGGTCATGAGTCAAGTGGAGCAGGAGTATATTAAGAATACTTTGCAGGACTGCCAGGGGTGCGTCAGTGAAGCCGCACGGATCTTGGGTATCGACCGCTCAGCCATCTACCGCAAGGTTCAGGTCGTCCAGCTGAGGGATCAGGATTGA
- a CDS encoding CGGC domain-containing protein, producing MKVGIIRCQQTEDMCPGTTDFQVAKEGKLAFAETGPVEVVGFLSCGGCPGKKAISRTKLMVDRGAEIIAFASCMKKGNPIGFPCPHFAQINEAVIKKVGSEVQVIDWTH from the coding sequence ATGAAAGTTGGAATTATTCGCTGCCAGCAGACAGAGGATATGTGTCCTGGTACGACGGATTTTCAAGTGGCTAAAGAAGGAAAACTGGCCTTCGCCGAGACTGGGCCGGTGGAAGTCGTCGGCTTCCTGTCCTGTGGAGGCTGTCCCGGTAAAAAAGCAATATCCCGTACCAAGCTGATGGTGGACCGGGGAGCGGAAATTATCGCCTTTGCCTCCTGTATGAAAAAAGGCAACCCCATTGGCTTTCCTTGTCCCCACTTTGCCCAGATTAACGAAGCCGTAATCAAAAAAGTTGGCTCTGAAGTCCAGGTCATCGACTGGACCCATTAG
- a CDS encoding class I SAM-dependent methyltransferase yields MKNQPALDTHSIQSTMLLPLWGRAAASEKNPDILYDRQAIEIIKNCDYDFDSIAKVFGEFSGICYVVRARQIDDAIRAYMQTHPRAVIVNIGAGLDTTFSRVDNGLIRWYNLDLPDAIAYRQSFIPDSERSQSIAKSFFDTTWFEDVHFTPEEGIMFVAGGVFYYFREEELREVVAAMARRFPGGELYFDAESKQAVDKSNRMVQKTGNQRAPMYFYVNDAAALNRWAPEISVVSCLDYFAGIPRSRQWSWRSRLMARASAWMGLMKFIHLRFSHGR; encoded by the coding sequence ATGAAAAATCAACCCGCCCTGGATACCCACAGTATCCAGAGTACCATGCTCCTGCCTCTTTGGGGGCGGGCTGCCGCCAGTGAGAAAAACCCCGACATTCTCTACGACCGGCAGGCTATCGAGATTATTAAGAACTGCGATTATGATTTTGACAGCATTGCTAAAGTTTTCGGCGAGTTCAGCGGCATCTGCTATGTGGTGCGGGCCCGCCAAATTGACGATGCCATCCGCGCTTATATGCAGACTCATCCCCGGGCTGTCATAGTCAACATCGGGGCCGGGCTGGACACCACCTTCTCCAGGGTGGATAACGGCCTGATCCGCTGGTACAATCTTGACCTGCCCGATGCCATTGCTTACCGGCAGAGCTTTATCCCGGACTCGGAGCGCAGCCAAAGCATTGCCAAGTCTTTCTTTGATACCACCTGGTTTGAGGATGTCCATTTTACCCCGGAAGAGGGCATTATGTTCGTGGCCGGAGGGGTCTTCTATTATTTCCGGGAAGAAGAGCTGCGGGAAGTGGTGGCGGCCATGGCCCGGCGTTTTCCCGGGGGAGAGCTCTACTTCGATGCGGAATCGAAGCAAGCGGTGGATAAATCCAACCGTATGGTGCAGAAGACCGGCAATCAGAGGGCTCCCATGTATTTTTACGTCAACGATGCCGCCGCTTTGAACCGCTGGGCACCGGAGATCAGCGTGGTTTCCTGCCTTGATTATTTTGCCGGGATTCCGCGGAGCAGGCAATGGAGCTGGCGGAGCCGCCTGATGGCCCGGGCCTCGGCCTGGATGGGCCTTATGAAATTCATTCATCTGCGTTTTTCCCATGGGAGGTAA
- a CDS encoding TetR/AcrR family transcriptional regulator, whose protein sequence is MAEDKRIRKTKRYIKQTLIEILTEKPFEQITVTELCKRSDISRITFYAHYNDKFALVDEMFAEMLESATRDYRNSQKENNPANDTIQTFCNLLDCIFNLYNENMSLLTYTTIDKNPYLYYMFYSYIVRNVELVIIHRDKVIKPKYSIKQVSGFICNSLWAFIIEAQTEGSTINMVRKDAKKVLTGILEANIVTEMRDNDPEKEG, encoded by the coding sequence ATGGCTGAAGATAAGCGTATCCGAAAAACAAAACGATATATTAAGCAGACTTTAATCGAAATTCTTACCGAAAAACCCTTTGAACAGATCACGGTTACAGAGCTGTGCAAAAGATCCGACATCAGCCGTATTACCTTTTATGCCCACTATAATGACAAATTCGCTCTGGTTGACGAAATGTTCGCTGAAATGCTGGAAAGCGCTACCAGAGACTACCGAAACAGTCAAAAGGAAAACAACCCCGCTAATGATACCATACAGACCTTCTGCAATCTGCTGGATTGTATTTTCAATCTCTATAACGAGAATATGTCGCTGCTGACTTACACCACCATTGACAAAAACCCCTATTTATACTACATGTTTTACAGCTACATCGTACGGAATGTTGAGCTGGTAATCATTCACAGAGACAAAGTCATTAAGCCGAAATACTCCATCAAGCAGGTAAGCGGCTTTATCTGCAACAGCCTATGGGCGTTCATCATCGAAGCGCAGACCGAAGGAAGCACAATCAATATGGTGCGAAAAGACGCAAAGAAAGTATTGACCGGAATACTGGAAGCCAATATCGTAACGGAAATGCGGGATAATGACCCGGAAAAAGAAGGGTAG
- a CDS encoding iron-containing alcohol dehydrogenase family protein, with the protein MEFRYFMPTEIYFGEDVVLKHQEVFKTIGSKALIVTGRSSAKNNGSYDEVTKALSETGVEYILFDEVEQNPSLETIEKAGAIGKANKADFVIGIGGGSPMDAAKAIAVFIKNPEITKDNIFSGQKLASIPVVVVATTAGTGSEVTQYSIITSNKERTKKNLGQRIFPKVAFLDCKYTYDLPYDITVNTALDAFTHLVEGYLSSKSTPMSDIYGEKGFELFKDCFDRLLNNELDKEFRRKMMLASTLAGMLISQSGTSLPHGMGYALTYHKGLPHGLANSILTMEYLKSFQDQRKIKKMLSILQLDDLTELEGIFKKLLKVRIEIAEEEIREYAKNFMANKDKLKNHPEAVELEDIVGIYYRSLCEHRE; encoded by the coding sequence ATGGAGTTCAGATATTTTATGCCCACCGAAATATATTTTGGTGAAGATGTGGTTTTGAAACATCAAGAAGTGTTTAAAACAATAGGCAGTAAGGCTTTAATTGTCACAGGGAGAAGTTCTGCAAAAAACAATGGTTCCTACGATGAAGTGACGAAAGCCCTTTCAGAAACAGGAGTAGAATACATTCTCTTTGATGAAGTAGAGCAGAATCCATCTTTAGAAACCATTGAAAAGGCTGGTGCCATAGGTAAAGCAAACAAGGCGGATTTTGTGATAGGCATAGGCGGCGGCTCCCCTATGGATGCTGCCAAAGCTATCGCAGTATTTATAAAGAATCCTGAAATCACTAAGGATAATATCTTTAGCGGCCAAAAGCTTGCCAGCATCCCTGTGGTCGTCGTGGCAACCACTGCAGGGACAGGCTCGGAAGTCACTCAATACAGTATCATTACGTCAAACAAAGAAAGGACAAAGAAGAATTTAGGGCAAAGGATTTTCCCCAAAGTTGCCTTTTTGGACTGCAAATATACCTATGACTTGCCTTATGATATAACGGTTAATACCGCCTTGGATGCTTTTACCCATTTAGTGGAAGGATATTTAAGCTCTAAAAGTACGCCCATGTCTGATATCTATGGTGAAAAGGGGTTTGAATTATTTAAAGACTGCTTTGATAGATTACTCAATAATGAACTGGATAAAGAATTCCGCAGGAAGATGATGCTGGCATCAACCTTGGCTGGAATGCTCATATCCCAAAGTGGCACTTCCCTGCCCCATGGGATGGGTTATGCCCTTACTTATCATAAGGGGCTGCCCCATGGACTGGCGAATAGTATTTTAACAATGGAGTATTTGAAATCCTTCCAGGATCAAAGAAAGATTAAAAAAATGCTGAGCATTTTGCAGCTGGATGACTTGACAGAACTGGAAGGAATCTTTAAAAAATTGCTCAAGGTAAGGATTGAGATAGCAGAGGAAGAAATAAGGGAGTATGCAAAGAATTTTATGGCCAATAAGGATAAGTTGAAAAATCATCCCGAAGCAGTGGAGCTGGAAGATATTGTGGGGATTTATTACAGGAGCCTCTGCGAGCATAGAGAATGA
- a CDS encoding AbrB/MazE/SpoVT family DNA-binding domain-containing protein, producing MEIIQQVQKRMLVSLAQIAKDIDLHEGDYLAIEERDGGIFLRPVTWIDKSQAYIWTKEWQEKIRRSEEDMADGNYQTFENMEDCINDLEEMIDARSNKNQGI from the coding sequence TTGGAGATCATACAACAAGTTCAAAAAAGAATGCTCGTAAGTCTGGCTCAAATTGCAAAAGATATCGATCTTCATGAGGGTGATTATCTAGCAATTGAAGAGCGTGATGGCGGGATTTTCCTTCGTCCTGTTACATGGATTGATAAAAGTCAAGCCTATATCTGGACAAAAGAATGGCAAGAAAAAATTCGCCGTTCGGAGGAAGATATGGCGGATGGAAATTATCAAACCTTTGAAAATATGGAGGATTGCATCAATGATTTGGAGGAAATGATCGATGCCCGTTCTAATAAAAACCAGGGGATTTGA
- a CDS encoding type II toxin-antitoxin system YafQ family toxin: protein MPVLIKTRGFDLDFASLSLLEMKQTVKALRLLATNPRHPSLQTHKVKGTCFMEAYVNMDIRILSERTSDTIILKAVGHHDILKNM from the coding sequence ATGCCCGTTCTAATAAAAACCAGGGGATTTGATTTGGACTTCGCAAGTCTTTCCTTACTGGAAATGAAGCAAACGGTGAAGGCCCTTCGATTACTTGCTACAAATCCACGGCATCCTTCCCTCCAAACTCACAAAGTGAAAGGTACCTGCTTCATGGAAGCCTATGTCAATATGGATATTCGAATTCTCTCTGAACGAACAAGCGATACGATTATTTTAAAGGCTGTTGGCCATCATGATATTTTGAAAAATATGTAA